A genomic window from Ascaphus truei isolate aAscTru1 chromosome 1, aAscTru1.hap1, whole genome shotgun sequence includes:
- the LOC142497510 gene encoding thymosin beta-b-like: MGDKPVLSEIDQFDKAKLKKTETQEKNTLPTKETIEQEKKK, from the exons ATGGGAGACAAGCCAGTTCTGTCCGAAATTGACCAGTTCGACAAAGCCAAGCTGAAGAAAACTGAAACGCAGGAGAAGAACACGCTGCCCACAAAGGAAA CGATTgagcaagaaaaaaagaaatga